In one window of Cydia pomonella isolate Wapato2018A chromosome 16, ilCydPomo1, whole genome shotgun sequence DNA:
- the LOC133526502 gene encoding slowpoke-binding protein isoform X2 translates to MFNLYKHMQQANNGEREQKEPEYTGHDRFCQERPRSTYRKKKRRGACRRAQSAAELNPESIAAANRRDAFRIRSVSTDKDESEEENSEKTPLVAQKIDSLAKLLFNKSIIGSGSGKSSPSTSEPPSSPKVGERSVENSAAFIICSEYLSQTSRYDLISQLTTIGSRPNKYWFAVHDNSIKTDRLLSLMPLPSKCPIEFSERSRALIVELFRSVHHPYIYPVLDLEGCSGHALTVMPFNARGSLKDLIYKSTWNEDYSRKYDSGGTGLPAWQVARFGRQILEGLTFLREKGFPPFRHLHSGNVMIQNGVARICALENTLIGASPRIPAPAEHVEALSFGRVLYEMCAGADLDLSLLPDLMPNYPHIVEMIELIFGPRTPSLHELLLCEVFRKIDLREMKGSCLPNFNQRLSRSCLSLLSEVARRQPGCRTPPARSCRASPCTPPARRRHFAVDQDYTEEWQW, encoded by the exons ATGTTCAACTTGTACAAGCACATGCAGCAGGCCAACAACGGCGAGCGGGAGCAGAAGGAGCCGGAATATACGGGGCACGACCGGTTCTGCCAGGAGCGGCCAAGATCAACTTACAG gaAGAAGAAGCGTCGCGGAGCGTGCAGGAGGGCGCAGTCGGCAGCCGAACTGAACCCGGAGTCCATAGCCGCGGCCAACAGGAGAGACGCTTTCAGAATCCGATCAGTGTCCACGGATAAAGACGAAAGCGAGG AGGAGAACTCCGAGAAGACACCGCTGGTGGCGCAGAAGATCGACTCGCTGGCCAAGCTGTTGTTCAACAAGTCCATCATTGGTTCTGGCTCCGGAAAGTCTTCGCCTTCCACTTCAGAACCCCCGTCCTCCCCTAA AGTCGGCGAGAGGTCCGTGGAGAATTCGGCAGCATTCATAATTTGCTCGGAATATTTGTCACAGACTTCACG GTATGACTTAATATCACAGCTGACCACGATCGGCTCGCGGCCCAACAAGTACTGGTTCGCAGTGCACGACAACTCCATCAAAACTGACCGTCTTCTTTCTTTG aTGCCCCTGCCCAGCAAATGTCCCATCGAGTTCAGTGAACGCTCTCGCGCACTCATCGTTGAATTGTTTCGTTCAGTCCATCATCCATACATCTACCCAGTATTGGACCTAGAGGGCTGTAGTGGGCATGCACTTACAGTCATGCCGTTTAACGCCAGAGGCAGCCTTAAGGACCTCATTTATAAG AGCACATGGAACGAGGACTACAGCCGCAAGTACGACTCGGGCGGCACCGGTCTCCCAGCCTGGCAGGTGGCGCGCTTCGGTCGGCAAATTCTGGAAGGACTCACCTTCCTCCGGGAGAAGGGATTCCCGCCCTTCCGACACTTGCACTCGGGGAACGTGATGATTCAAAATGGCGTGGCAAG GATATGCGCTCTAGAGAACACCTTGATTGGCGCCTCCCCCCGCATCCCGGCGCCAGCGGAACACGTCGAGGCTCTCAGCTTCGGTCGCGTGCTGTACGAGATGTGCGCGGGCGCCGACCTGGATCTATCGCTGCTGCCGGATCTGATGCCGAACTATCCtcat ATAGTGGAGATGATCGAGCTAATCTTCGGTCCGCGCACGCCAAGCCTACATGAGCTGTTACTTTGCGAGGTGTTCCGTAAGATCGATCTGCGGGAAATGAAGGGCTCCTGTCTGCCG aATTTTAACCAGCGTCTTTCTCGCTCCTGCTTGTCCCTGCTCAGCGAGGTGGCCCGCCGGCAGCCCGGCTGCCGCACGCCGCCGGCGCGCTCGTGCCGCGCCTCGCCCTGCACGCCGCCCGCGAGAAG GAGACATTTCGCGGTCGACCAGGATTATACAGAAGAGTGGCAGTGGTGA
- the LOC133526502 gene encoding slowpoke-binding protein isoform X1 produces the protein MKFKFNKLKQYFGRKFDMFNLYKHMQQANNGEREQKEPEYTGHDRFCQERPRSTYRKKKRRGACRRAQSAAELNPESIAAANRRDAFRIRSVSTDKDESEEENSEKTPLVAQKIDSLAKLLFNKSIIGSGSGKSSPSTSEPPSSPKVGERSVENSAAFIICSEYLSQTSRYDLISQLTTIGSRPNKYWFAVHDNSIKTDRLLSLMPLPSKCPIEFSERSRALIVELFRSVHHPYIYPVLDLEGCSGHALTVMPFNARGSLKDLIYKSTWNEDYSRKYDSGGTGLPAWQVARFGRQILEGLTFLREKGFPPFRHLHSGNVMIQNGVARICALENTLIGASPRIPAPAEHVEALSFGRVLYEMCAGADLDLSLLPDLMPNYPHIVEMIELIFGPRTPSLHELLLCEVFRKIDLREMKGSCLPNFNQRLSRSCLSLLSEVARRQPGCRTPPARSCRASPCTPPARRRHFAVDQDYTEEWQW, from the exons ATGAAATTCAAGTTTAACAAGCTTAAGCAGTATTTCGGTCGCAAGTTCGACATGTTCAACTTGTACAAGCACATGCAGCAGGCCAACAACGGCGAGCGGGAGCAGAAGGAGCCGGAATATACGGGGCACGACCGGTTCTGCCAGGAGCGGCCAAGATCAACTTACAG gaAGAAGAAGCGTCGCGGAGCGTGCAGGAGGGCGCAGTCGGCAGCCGAACTGAACCCGGAGTCCATAGCCGCGGCCAACAGGAGAGACGCTTTCAGAATCCGATCAGTGTCCACGGATAAAGACGAAAGCGAGG AGGAGAACTCCGAGAAGACACCGCTGGTGGCGCAGAAGATCGACTCGCTGGCCAAGCTGTTGTTCAACAAGTCCATCATTGGTTCTGGCTCCGGAAAGTCTTCGCCTTCCACTTCAGAACCCCCGTCCTCCCCTAA AGTCGGCGAGAGGTCCGTGGAGAATTCGGCAGCATTCATAATTTGCTCGGAATATTTGTCACAGACTTCACG GTATGACTTAATATCACAGCTGACCACGATCGGCTCGCGGCCCAACAAGTACTGGTTCGCAGTGCACGACAACTCCATCAAAACTGACCGTCTTCTTTCTTTG aTGCCCCTGCCCAGCAAATGTCCCATCGAGTTCAGTGAACGCTCTCGCGCACTCATCGTTGAATTGTTTCGTTCAGTCCATCATCCATACATCTACCCAGTATTGGACCTAGAGGGCTGTAGTGGGCATGCACTTACAGTCATGCCGTTTAACGCCAGAGGCAGCCTTAAGGACCTCATTTATAAG AGCACATGGAACGAGGACTACAGCCGCAAGTACGACTCGGGCGGCACCGGTCTCCCAGCCTGGCAGGTGGCGCGCTTCGGTCGGCAAATTCTGGAAGGACTCACCTTCCTCCGGGAGAAGGGATTCCCGCCCTTCCGACACTTGCACTCGGGGAACGTGATGATTCAAAATGGCGTGGCAAG GATATGCGCTCTAGAGAACACCTTGATTGGCGCCTCCCCCCGCATCCCGGCGCCAGCGGAACACGTCGAGGCTCTCAGCTTCGGTCGCGTGCTGTACGAGATGTGCGCGGGCGCCGACCTGGATCTATCGCTGCTGCCGGATCTGATGCCGAACTATCCtcat ATAGTGGAGATGATCGAGCTAATCTTCGGTCCGCGCACGCCAAGCCTACATGAGCTGTTACTTTGCGAGGTGTTCCGTAAGATCGATCTGCGGGAAATGAAGGGCTCCTGTCTGCCG aATTTTAACCAGCGTCTTTCTCGCTCCTGCTTGTCCCTGCTCAGCGAGGTGGCCCGCCGGCAGCCCGGCTGCCGCACGCCGCCGGCGCGCTCGTGCCGCGCCTCGCCCTGCACGCCGCCCGCGAGAAG GAGACATTTCGCGGTCGACCAGGATTATACAGAAGAGTGGCAGTGGTGA